One Roseburia rectibacter DNA window includes the following coding sequences:
- a CDS encoding ABC transporter permease subunit, producing MKKKKMNGNTVLLIITIVLFFVMYAVGCAIYANKGFTHLQTFLNVLINNAGLLCITCGMTCVMLTGGIDISVGSLVAMDCMFLAVGMERWNMNAVVLCILVLLIGVVFGIVQGFCVGYLNIQPFIVTMAGMFFARGMTAVICTDQVSISSNEFFVKLANAKIKLPFGSYVNGKGVVQVPFIRISVVVALVVLVVVFLMLRYTKFGRSLYAVGGSEQSATMMGLDVKKTKLKAYVLSSFLCSIGGICYCLNTMSGNVQQALGLEMDAIASSVIGGTLLTGGVGNVIGSFFGVLINGTISTLVKTNGKLLSSWSSIAVAALLCFFIVLQSIFAKMKESSK from the coding sequence ATGAAGAAAAAGAAAATGAATGGAAACACGGTACTTTTGATCATCACAATCGTTTTATTCTTCGTCATGTATGCAGTCGGATGTGCGATTTATGCAAATAAGGGATTTACACACCTGCAGACATTTTTAAATGTACTGATCAATAATGCGGGACTCTTATGCATTACCTGTGGAATGACATGTGTTATGCTGACAGGCGGAATCGACATCTCGGTTGGTTCTCTTGTAGCTATGGACTGTATGTTTCTTGCGGTCGGAATGGAGAGATGGAACATGAACGCAGTGGTTCTTTGTATTCTGGTCCTTTTGATCGGCGTTGTATTTGGAATTGTACAGGGTTTCTGTGTCGGATATTTAAATATCCAGCCATTTATTGTGACGATGGCGGGAATGTTCTTCGCAAGAGGTATGACGGCTGTGATCTGTACGGATCAGGTATCGATCAGCAGCAATGAATTTTTTGTAAAACTTGCAAATGCCAAGATCAAACTTCCGTTTGGATCTTATGTCAATGGTAAAGGCGTGGTACAGGTACCGTTTATCCGTATTTCCGTGGTTGTGGCACTGGTAGTGTTAGTCGTGGTATTTCTGATGCTCCGCTACACCAAATTCGGAAGAAGTCTTTATGCAGTTGGCGGCAGTGAGCAGTCAGCGACCATGATGGGACTTGATGTGAAAAAGACAAAATTAAAAGCTTATGTGTTATCTTCTTTCCTCTGTTCGATCGGCGGTATCTGCTATTGCTTGAATACCATGTCCGGCAACGTGCAGCAGGCACTTGGATTAGAGATGGATGCCATTGCATCATCCGTTATCGGTGGAACGCTCCTGACCGGAGGAGTTGGAAATGTGATCGGTTCCTTCTTCGGTGTACTGATCAACGGTACAATCTCAACTCTGGTAAAGACCAATGGTAAGCTCTTAAGTTCCTGGTCGAGCATCGCAGTTGCAGCATTACTTTGTTTCTTTATTGTGTTACAGAGTATTTTTGCAAAGATGAAAGAGAGCAGTAAATAA
- a CDS encoding ABC transporter permease gives MNNIKKLISKPLFLPIFCMLLVMAVNIIYDVASGNFAFNFFTISIRNGVLYGRIIDILNRGSEIAILAIGMTLVVSCSAGTDISVGSVMSLAASFCCMLLAGYGVSSTNELARPLIIGVLGGILIGCVCGAFNGFLVSYLNVQPMVATLILFSAARAIGLLLCNNMIVYVREDSFKIFGGYLGFIPTPIVVAAVCIIITSLILKKTALGLYVQSVGINKKASRIAGIKSERIIFLCYIVCGLCAGIAGIVASSRISSADSNNIGLNFELDAILAVALGGNSLGGGKFRLTGSIIGAYTIQAITTTLYALGVSTEQAPVYKAVIVIIIVAIQAPPFKDYMKKMSAKRQLAKGGVA, from the coding sequence ATGAATAATATAAAGAAACTGATCAGCAAACCGCTGTTTCTGCCTATCTTTTGTATGTTATTGGTAATGGCGGTAAATATCATTTACGATGTTGCATCGGGAAATTTTGCATTTAATTTCTTTACGATCTCCATTCGAAACGGAGTATTGTATGGACGTATTATCGATATCTTAAACCGTGGAAGTGAGATCGCAATCCTTGCGATCGGAATGACTCTGGTTGTATCCTGTTCTGCAGGTACTGATATTTCCGTTGGTTCGGTCATGTCACTGGCAGCGTCGTTCTGCTGTATGCTGCTTGCAGGCTATGGAGTTTCCTCCACGAATGAACTGGCGAGACCGCTTATCATCGGAGTGCTTGGCGGTATCCTGATCGGATGTGTCTGCGGTGCATTTAACGGATTTTTAGTATCGTATCTGAATGTACAGCCGATGGTCGCAACGCTTATTTTATTCTCGGCAGCAAGAGCGATCGGTCTGTTATTATGTAACAATATGATTGTGTATGTAAGAGAGGATTCCTTTAAAATTTTTGGTGGATATCTTGGATTTATCCCGACACCGATTGTTGTGGCAGCCGTATGTATCATAATCACTTCCCTGATACTAAAAAAGACGGCGCTGGGGTTATATGTACAGAGTGTTGGTATCAACAAAAAGGCTTCCCGTATTGCAGGTATCAAATCAGAAAGAATTATTTTCCTGTGCTACATTGTCTGTGGACTTTGCGCCGGAATTGCCGGAATTGTGGCATCTTCCCGTATCAGTTCTGCAGATTCTAACAATATCGGATTAAACTTTGAGCTGGATGCAATTCTTGCAGTTGCACTTGGCGGTAACAGTCTTGGCGGCGGAAAGTTCCGTCTTACCGGTTCTATTATCGGTGCATATACGATCCAGGCGATCACGACAACACTGTATGCGCTGGGTGTTTCCACCGAACAGGCACCGGTATACAAGGCGGTCATTGTTATCATCATCGTTGCGATCCAGGCGCCTCCGTTTAAGGATTATATGAAAAAGATGTCTGCAAAAAGACAGCTGGCAAAAGGAGGTGTCGCATAA
- a CDS encoding sugar ABC transporter ATP-binding protein: protein MESNVVLTMRGITMTFPGVKALDHVDLTLRKGEIMALMGENGAGKSTLIKCLTGINAFEAGEIHVEGIDGPVVNHSTLDAQKKGISTVYQEVNLCPNLSVAENLFIGREPKTKLGTIDWKTMVAKSEKIMDSLDIKIDVTQNLEEYSLALQQMIAIARAVDMECKVLILDEPTSSLDDHEVEKLFTLMRQLKEKGVAIVFVTHFLEQVYAVCDRITVLRNGKLVGEYPIEELPRVRLVAAMMGKDFDDLAAVKTEQAKDFSKEPLFIDAKGLSHKGKIKPFDLQIHKGEVVGLTGLLGSGRSELARVIYGADKNQTGELKVAGKEVKINAPIDAMNLGMGLLPDDRKAEGIIGDLSVRENIILALQAKRGIFKLLPMSKQIEIADKYIELLQIKTANRETLIKQLSGGNQQKVILARWLATDPEFLILDEPTRGIDVGTKTEIQKLVIQLAEEGKSLIFISSEIEEMLRTCSNLVVLRDGEKVGEITDNLTQEHVMQAIAGGGTNE from the coding sequence ATGGAGAGTAATGTTGTATTGACCATGCGCGGAATAACCATGACATTTCCGGGAGTAAAAGCATTGGATCATGTGGATCTTACATTACGCAAAGGTGAGATCATGGCACTGATGGGGGAAAATGGTGCCGGAAAATCTACGCTGATCAAATGTCTGACAGGAATCAATGCATTTGAGGCAGGAGAAATACATGTGGAGGGCATCGATGGTCCGGTTGTCAATCATTCGACGCTGGATGCACAGAAAAAGGGCATTTCCACTGTGTATCAGGAGGTAAATCTTTGCCCGAATCTTAGTGTTGCAGAGAATTTATTTATTGGAAGGGAACCGAAAACAAAACTTGGAACGATCGACTGGAAGACCATGGTCGCAAAATCGGAAAAGATCATGGACAGTCTGGATATAAAAATTGATGTAACGCAGAATCTGGAAGAATATTCACTTGCCCTGCAGCAGATGATCGCAATCGCGAGAGCGGTGGATATGGAATGTAAAGTACTTATCTTAGATGAGCCGACGTCATCGTTGGATGACCATGAAGTAGAAAAATTATTTACCCTGATGCGTCAGCTGAAAGAAAAGGGAGTTGCAATCGTGTTTGTAACCCATTTTTTAGAGCAGGTCTATGCGGTCTGTGACCGTATCACAGTACTCAGAAACGGTAAATTAGTCGGGGAATATCCAATCGAAGAACTGCCGAGGGTGCGTCTGGTTGCGGCAATGATGGGAAAAGATTTTGATGATCTTGCGGCCGTAAAAACAGAGCAGGCGAAAGACTTTTCAAAGGAACCGCTGTTTATCGATGCAAAGGGATTGAGCCATAAAGGAAAAATCAAACCGTTTGACTTACAGATCCATAAGGGAGAGGTAGTCGGATTGACCGGACTTTTAGGTTCTGGTAGAAGTGAGTTAGCACGTGTTATTTACGGCGCGGACAAAAATCAGACCGGAGAGCTGAAAGTGGCGGGAAAAGAAGTAAAGATCAATGCTCCGATCGATGCCATGAACCTTGGAATGGGACTATTGCCGGATGACAGAAAGGCAGAAGGTATCATAGGTGACCTGTCGGTAAGGGAAAATATTATTCTTGCACTGCAGGCAAAACGTGGAATATTCAAACTGCTGCCGATGAGTAAGCAGATCGAGATCGCGGACAAATACATAGAACTTCTTCAGATCAAGACCGCAAACAGGGAGACACTGATTAAACAGCTCTCCGGTGGTAACCAGCAGAAGGTGATCTTAGCGCGCTGGCTTGCGACCGATCCGGAATTTTTAATTTTAGATGAACCGACGCGTGGTATCGATGTCGGAACAAAGACAGAGATCCAGAAACTTGTGATCCAGTTAGCGGAGGAGGGAAAGAGCCTGATCTTTATTTCTTCTGAGATCGAAGAGATGCTTCGAACCTGTTCGAACCTTGTCGTATTAAGAGATGGGGAAAAAGTCGGTGAGATCACGGATAATCTGACACAGGAACATGTAATGCAGGCGATCGCAGGAGGTGGCACAAATGAATAA
- a CDS encoding ABC transporter substrate-binding protein: MKRKLVSMVMCMALGATMLAGCGNSANTSTGNAGASNDAAAKTDDAAAADQTDDSAEAAGTESSAASGDTVTIGFAQVGHESDWRTASTDSCLSVFSADNGYDLQFVDCDNDSAVQLEAVRGFIEQDVDYIIIDPIVSTGWDTVLTECEEAGIPVIVIDRTIDDSDKYVSWVGSNFKTEGLAAGEWLKAYTDAKGISDVNVLVIEGSTGASATIGRTDGFKEIADANGWNILDSQTGDFTQAGGQEVMESYIKSYEGKFNVVVCQNDNEAFGAMDAMKAAGISYGVDGDVILVSFDACTAGLEYVMSGDINADFECNPLAAPFVEEVIKQLQAGETPEKEVYMTEHWFVNEDVLSTINVNGEDQDLTVVTKEIVDAQY; the protein is encoded by the coding sequence ATGAAAAGAAAATTGGTGAGTATGGTAATGTGTATGGCATTAGGGGCAACAATGTTAGCAGGATGCGGAAACAGCGCAAACACGTCAACAGGTAATGCGGGTGCATCCAATGATGCCGCAGCAAAAACAGATGATGCAGCTGCTGCAGATCAGACAGATGACAGCGCAGAGGCAGCCGGAACAGAGAGCTCCGCAGCAAGCGGTGATACGGTTACAATTGGTTTTGCACAGGTTGGACACGAATCTGACTGGCGTACCGCTTCCACAGATTCCTGTTTAAGTGTTTTTTCCGCAGACAATGGATACGATCTTCAGTTTGTAGACTGTGATAATGATTCTGCAGTACAGTTAGAGGCAGTCAGAGGATTTATCGAGCAGGATGTTGATTATATCATCATCGATCCGATCGTATCAACCGGATGGGACACTGTACTGACAGAGTGCGAGGAAGCAGGAATTCCGGTTATCGTTATTGACCGTACGATCGATGACTCAGATAAATATGTTTCATGGGTAGGTTCTAACTTCAAGACAGAAGGTCTTGCAGCAGGAGAGTGGTTAAAAGCATATACAGATGCAAAGGGCATCAGTGATGTCAATGTACTTGTGATCGAGGGATCTACCGGAGCTTCCGCAACGATCGGACGTACCGACGGATTTAAAGAGATTGCAGATGCAAATGGATGGAATATCTTAGATTCCCAGACAGGTGATTTCACACAGGCAGGCGGACAGGAAGTCATGGAGTCCTACATCAAGAGTTATGAAGGTAAATTTAATGTTGTTGTATGCCAGAACGATAACGAAGCATTCGGTGCAATGGATGCAATGAAGGCAGCTGGTATCTCCTACGGTGTAGATGGTGATGTGATCCTTGTTTCCTTTGATGCATGTACCGCAGGACTTGAGTATGTAATGTCCGGTGACATCAATGCAGACTTTGAGTGTAACCCGCTTGCAGCTCCGTTCGTAGAGGAAGTTATCAAACAGCTTCAGGCTGGTGAGACTCCGGAGAAAGAAGTATACATGACAGAACACTGGTTCGTAAATGAGGATGTCCTTTCTACGATCAATGTAAATGGAGAAGATCAGGATCTGACCGTTGTCACAAAAGAAATCGTAGATGCCCAGTACTAA
- a CDS encoding sensor histidine kinase codes for MNVRKKFSLKNRLYLLLLICVIPLTVMITYLLFMINNVSSKYDHIVEKITKANAYNIGFKEDIDYVMYIIVVNSERAEELVDTQKPQKMIKEAREVFGELAEDADSAYAKQRLSRILKSLDTLEKRVQEIEEDALVSGSYETNMESLDLNIRVLTELIQEQIQYYIYYESMNMEDLRGGIRNDVEQAIAITSGILLVILVGAFAVSRKIVTGITEPIGELCDAAVAAGGGDFRIRAVKTGPEEIEVLNKSFNQMVEKIGNLVEDIHTEELNLRAAELRVLQEQINPHFLYNTLDNIIWLAESKKTDEVVMMVSSLSTFFRTSLSKGREFVSVKEETEHIRSYLEIQQFRYRDILDYEIAIPEEYYGYEVIKLTLQPLVENALYHGIKNKRGKGHITVSAERCADVLIFKVKDNGIGMDKQRLAEVCAMLKEDGNTKKENDGFGLFNVNQRIQLHYGTEYGLKVQSTYGEETEVWVRIPVRTESSS; via the coding sequence ATGAACGTAAGAAAAAAATTTTCATTAAAAAACAGGTTGTATCTGCTGCTTCTTATCTGTGTGATCCCACTAACGGTTATGATCACATATTTGCTTTTTATGATCAACAATGTATCGTCAAAATATGACCATATTGTGGAGAAGATCACAAAGGCAAATGCATATAACATCGGATTCAAGGAAGATATCGACTATGTGATGTACATTATCGTGGTTAATTCGGAACGTGCGGAGGAGTTAGTCGATACACAAAAGCCGCAAAAGATGATCAAAGAGGCGAGAGAGGTGTTTGGGGAATTGGCAGAGGATGCCGATTCCGCATATGCGAAACAGCGTCTCTCGCGAATTTTAAAGAGTCTTGACACCCTTGAAAAAAGGGTGCAGGAGATTGAGGAAGATGCGTTAGTCAGTGGATCTTATGAGACAAATATGGAGAGTTTGGACTTAAATATCAGGGTGCTGACGGAGCTGATCCAGGAACAGATCCAGTATTATATTTATTACGAGAGCATGAACATGGAGGATCTGCGGGGTGGGATCCGTAATGATGTGGAGCAGGCGATTGCGATCACGAGCGGTATTTTACTGGTGATCTTAGTGGGTGCATTTGCAGTCAGCAGAAAAATCGTGACGGGCATCACAGAACCAATCGGGGAGCTGTGCGATGCCGCAGTGGCTGCCGGGGGTGGCGATTTCAGAATCCGGGCGGTGAAAACCGGACCGGAAGAGATTGAGGTGCTAAATAAGAGTTTTAACCAGATGGTGGAAAAAATCGGCAACCTTGTGGAAGATATCCATACGGAGGAGTTGAATTTAAGGGCAGCAGAGCTTCGGGTGCTGCAGGAGCAGATCAATCCTCATTTCTTATATAACACGCTCGATAATATCATCTGGCTTGCCGAGTCAAAAAAGACAGACGAGGTCGTAATGATGGTGTCCTCCCTGTCCACATTTTTCAGGACTTCTTTGAGTAAGGGAAGGGAGTTTGTCTCCGTGAAAGAAGAGACAGAGCATATCCGCAGCTATTTAGAGATCCAGCAGTTCCGCTACCGGGACATTTTAGATTATGAGATTGCGATCCCGGAGGAATATTACGGTTATGAGGTCATCAAACTGACACTTCAGCCGTTAGTGGAAAATGCACTTTACCATGGCATAAAAAACAAGCGTGGAAAGGGACATATCACGGTCTCGGCGGAGCGTTGTGCGGATGTCCTGATCTTTAAGGTAAAAGATAACGGGATCGGGATGGATAAACAGAGACTTGCAGAAGTATGCGCGATGTTAAAAGAGGATGGCAATACGAAAAAAGAAAATGACGGCTTTGGACTGTTTAATGTCAATCAACGCATCCAGTTGCATTATGGCACGGAATATGGACTGAAAGTGCAGAGTACCTACGGGGAAGAAACGGAAGTCTGGGTAAGAATTCCGGTAAGAACAGAAAGCAGTTCATAA
- a CDS encoding response regulator transcription factor yields the protein MMGETETMLKIFLAEDEIVMREGIRNNIAWQEEGFEFVGEASDGELAYPMIQKLKPDILITDIRMPFMDGLELSRIVKQELPDTSILILSGYGEFDYAKEAISIGVEDYLLKPVTSAQLLEAIRRIAEKIYGRRGRQEETKNEKEQKTLTKRRLFRHIVSGEHSFSEVLKEAREQEIELAAERYNVFMLQLFFEDGTETFYEKDEAFEDHMEQFFAYGSSVIRAKLSCGEYHLVLKEENGVTLEQLKNAIEQELEIYLCGENKIDYAAVYGIPVTRFSEIKKCYEEANLLFAKRYSLEKNKITEQVKKIENEMETKETLDLGELNVSGIDRRQVEQFLYTGRKEEVSGFVDDYFRKISNGSLQSVLLRQYVLMDLYVSAVSVLEKSGYTSENLLEQYKDAQKMEIFLGTAGQAREYIKNLFGAVIELREQGMERRYDNLIQHAKAYIEDNYNHEDISLNMVASEVNLSSSHFSTVFGQETGVTFVEYLTKVRMDKAKQLLRTTGTKTTEIAFEVGFRDAHYFSNLFKKTQGCTPREYRNRSDRPEQEQEKL from the coding sequence ATGATGGGGGAAACAGAAACGATGTTGAAAATTTTTCTGGCAGAAGATGAGATTGTAATGCGGGAGGGGATACGAAATAATATTGCATGGCAGGAGGAAGGATTTGAATTTGTTGGTGAGGCGAGTGATGGAGAACTCGCGTATCCGATGATTCAGAAACTAAAACCGGACATCCTGATCACGGACATCAGGATGCCTTTTATGGATGGACTGGAACTTAGCCGGATCGTAAAACAGGAACTTCCGGATACGAGTATCCTGATTCTGAGCGGATATGGTGAGTTTGATTATGCAAAAGAAGCTATCTCGATCGGTGTGGAAGACTATCTGCTGAAACCGGTGACCAGTGCACAGCTTTTAGAAGCAATCAGGCGGATCGCAGAAAAAATTTACGGCAGGAGAGGCAGACAGGAAGAGACAAAAAACGAAAAAGAACAGAAAACACTTACAAAAAGAAGACTGTTCCGACATATCGTATCCGGTGAGCACTCCTTTTCGGAGGTGTTAAAAGAGGCCAGAGAACAGGAGATCGAACTGGCAGCGGAGCGCTACAATGTTTTTATGTTACAGCTCTTTTTCGAGGATGGGACGGAGACGTTTTATGAAAAAGATGAAGCATTTGAAGATCATATGGAACAGTTTTTTGCATACGGTTCGAGTGTGATCCGCGCAAAACTAAGCTGTGGGGAATATCATCTGGTACTGAAAGAGGAAAATGGTGTGACGCTTGAACAGCTGAAAAATGCCATTGAACAGGAACTTGAAATATATCTCTGCGGGGAAAATAAGATCGATTATGCCGCGGTATACGGGATACCGGTCACACGGTTCAGCGAGATCAAAAAATGTTACGAGGAAGCGAATCTTCTTTTTGCAAAGCGGTATTCCTTAGAGAAAAATAAGATCACGGAACAGGTAAAGAAGATAGAAAATGAGATGGAAACAAAAGAGACATTAGATCTTGGGGAACTCAATGTGTCCGGGATCGACCGCAGACAGGTGGAACAGTTTTTGTATACAGGAAGAAAAGAGGAAGTATCCGGGTTTGTGGATGATTATTTCCGGAAAATCTCAAACGGTAGCTTACAGTCGGTTCTGCTGCGTCAGTATGTGCTGATGGATCTGTATGTGAGCGCGGTCTCCGTGTTGGAAAAAAGCGGATATACCAGTGAAAATCTGTTGGAACAGTACAAAGATGCGCAGAAGATGGAAATTTTTCTTGGCACTGCAGGACAGGCGAGGGAGTACATCAAAAATCTGTTCGGGGCAGTGATCGAACTGCGGGAGCAGGGCATGGAACGCAGATATGACAATCTGATCCAGCATGCAAAAGCCTACATAGAAGATAACTATAATCATGAGGATATCTCCTTAAATATGGTCGCTTCGGAGGTAAATTTAAGTTCGAGCCATTTCAGCACTGTATTCGGACAGGAGACGGGAGTGACGTTTGTTGAGTATCTGACAAAGGTGCGCATGGATAAGGCAAAACAGTTATTGCGGACGACCGGGACTAAGACCACGGAGATTGCATTTGAAGTCGGTTTCCGGGATGCACATTATTTCAGTAACCTGTTTAAAAAGACACAGGGGTGTACGCCGCGGGAATACAGAAACAGGAGTGACAGACCAGAGCAGGAACAGGAAAAATTATGA
- a CDS encoding glutamate synthase subunit beta codes for MGKPTGFIDYEREDAKAIEPKERIKNFKEFHIPLSMEKQQVQGARCMNCGVPFCQSGMTIMGMTSGCPLHNLVPEWNDLVYTGNWEQAYNRLKKTNNFPEFTSRVCPALCEAACTCGHWEDPVTCKANEHGIIENAYEKGYAAAKPPRVRTGKKVAIIGSGPAGLAAADQLNKRGHQVTVFERDDRVGGLLMYGIPNMKLEKWVIDRKVDIMKEEGVEFITGVNVGKDVKAAKLLKDYDRVILACGAKNPRDIKAPGRDAKGIYFAVDFLKATTKSLLDSDLKDNNYISAKGKKVVIIGGGDTGNDCVGTSIRHGCASVTQLEMMPKAPDTRAENNPWPEWPKVCKTDYGQEEAIAVFGHDPRIYQTTVKEFLKDKNGNLNGIITVKLESKKDEKTGRMMMTEVPGSETKLDADLVLIAAGFLGTEKYVADAFGVELNARTNVSTAEGAYATSVKNVFAAGDVHRGQSLVVWAIREGREVAHAVDESLMGYSYLSVQ; via the coding sequence ATGGGAAAACCAACTGGATTTATAGATTACGAGAGAGAAGATGCGAAAGCGATCGAGCCGAAGGAGCGCATCAAAAATTTTAAGGAATTTCATATTCCACTTTCCATGGAAAAACAGCAGGTTCAGGGCGCAAGATGCATGAACTGCGGTGTGCCGTTCTGCCAGTCCGGTATGACCATCATGGGAATGACAAGCGGATGTCCGCTGCACAATCTGGTACCGGAGTGGAATGATCTTGTCTATACCGGAAACTGGGAACAGGCATATAACCGTTTAAAGAAAACCAACAACTTCCCGGAATTTACATCGCGCGTGTGCCCGGCACTCTGTGAGGCGGCCTGCACCTGCGGTCACTGGGAAGATCCGGTCACCTGTAAGGCAAACGAGCACGGCATTATTGAAAATGCTTATGAAAAGGGATATGCAGCAGCAAAACCGCCGAGAGTGCGTACCGGAAAGAAAGTTGCAATCATCGGTTCCGGTCCTGCAGGACTTGCCGCAGCAGACCAGTTAAATAAGCGTGGGCATCAGGTGACGGTGTTTGAACGTGACGACCGTGTCGGCGGACTTTTGATGTATGGTATCCCGAACATGAAACTGGAAAAATGGGTGATCGACCGTAAAGTGGATATCATGAAAGAAGAAGGTGTGGAATTTATCACAGGAGTCAACGTGGGCAAAGACGTAAAAGCTGCCAAGCTGTTAAAGGATTATGACCGCGTGATCTTAGCCTGCGGTGCAAAAAATCCGCGAGACATTAAGGCACCGGGACGTGATGCAAAGGGCATTTACTTTGCAGTGGATTTCTTAAAGGCAACCACAAAGAGTCTTTTAGATTCCGACCTGAAAGATAACAATTATATTTCTGCAAAGGGCAAAAAAGTGGTCATCATCGGTGGCGGTGATACCGGAAACGACTGTGTCGGAACATCCATCCGCCATGGCTGCGCGAGCGTGACACAGCTTGAGATGATGCCGAAAGCACCGGATACCAGAGCAGAGAACAACCCGTGGCCGGAGTGGCCGAAAGTCTGCAAGACAGACTACGGTCAGGAGGAAGCAATTGCTGTATTCGGGCATGATCCGCGTATCTACCAGACGACAGTCAAAGAGTTCTTAAAAGATAAAAATGGCAACTTAAATGGTATTATTACCGTGAAGTTAGAGAGTAAAAAAGATGAAAAGACCGGACGTATGATGATGACAGAGGTACCGGGGTCTGAGACGAAACTTGATGCAGATCTGGTTCTGATCGCAGCAGGATTCCTTGGAACCGAAAAATATGTTGCGGATGCGTTTGGCGTTGAACTGAATGCAAGAACAAATGTATCAACGGCAGAGGGGGCATATGCGACCAGTGTGAAAAATGTATTTGCAGCAGGCGATGTGCACAGAGGACAGTCTCTTGTTGTGTGGGCAATCCGTGAAGGACGTGAGGTTGCACATGCGGTGGATGAGAGCCTGATGGGATATTCTTACCTGTCGGTACAATAG